A window of Mycolicibacterium fluoranthenivorans contains these coding sequences:
- a CDS encoding molybdopterin-dependent oxidoreductase — protein MNASGLRGTAVTARIGMALGVAVAVCFCTGLISHFIQHPQPWFGWPTRPVWLYRVTQGLHVASGIAAIPLVVVKLWSVWPKLFDRPLIGGVTKQLERLSILVLVGAMLFELSTGLLNIAQWYVFGFFFTTAHYAVAYLAAGAVLVHLAVKLPVIRRALGEPLDDVRAGGAVGPTRRTVLRGTWLAVGVATVATAGQAVPLLRHLSVLAPRSGQGPQGIPVNRSAIAAGVLRRAYAPEYRLTVANGTTVRTFSVAELNGLPQTTHRLPIACVEGWSADAAWTGIVLADLIAAVGGSPDHDVRMISLEPPGPYSRTVLPARHARDRMTLIALRLNGETLHADHGYPCRLIAPSRPGVLQTKWLDRIEVLP, from the coding sequence ATGAACGCGTCTGGATTGCGTGGGACGGCGGTCACCGCCCGCATCGGAATGGCGCTCGGTGTGGCCGTTGCCGTGTGCTTCTGCACCGGTCTGATCAGTCATTTCATCCAGCATCCCCAACCCTGGTTCGGGTGGCCCACCCGGCCGGTCTGGCTGTACCGCGTCACGCAGGGTCTGCATGTGGCCTCCGGGATCGCCGCGATCCCGCTGGTGGTGGTGAAGCTGTGGTCGGTGTGGCCAAAGCTCTTCGATCGCCCGCTGATCGGCGGTGTCACCAAGCAACTGGAGCGACTTTCGATCCTGGTGCTGGTAGGGGCCATGCTGTTCGAACTGTCGACGGGGTTACTCAACATCGCCCAGTGGTATGTGTTCGGGTTCTTCTTCACGACCGCCCACTACGCGGTGGCCTACCTGGCCGCGGGCGCGGTGCTGGTCCATCTGGCGGTGAAGCTGCCGGTGATCCGGCGCGCACTGGGCGAGCCGCTCGACGACGTACGCGCCGGAGGTGCCGTCGGCCCCACCCGCCGAACCGTGTTGCGCGGCACCTGGCTGGCGGTGGGCGTCGCCACAGTGGCGACCGCGGGCCAGGCCGTCCCCCTGTTGCGTCATCTTTCGGTTCTGGCCCCGCGTTCCGGGCAGGGACCGCAGGGTATCCCCGTGAACCGCAGTGCGATTGCGGCGGGTGTGCTGCGCCGGGCCTACGCCCCCGAGTACCGATTGACGGTGGCCAACGGCACCACGGTGCGCACGTTCTCGGTCGCCGAACTCAACGGCTTACCCCAGACCACCCATCGCCTACCGATCGCCTGTGTAGAAGGCTGGAGCGCGGACGCCGCGTGGACCGGAATCGTGTTGGCCGACCTCATCGCCGCGGTCGGCGGCTCACCGGATCACGATGTCAGGATGATCTCTTTGGAGCCGCCCGGTCCGTACTCGCGGACGGTACTGCCCGCTCGTCACGCGAGGGACCGGATGACGCTGATTGCGTTGCGGCTCAACGGTGAGACGTTGCACGCCGATCACGGCTACCCCTGTCGGCTGATCGCCCCGTCACGTCCCGGTGTGCTGCAGACGAAGTGGCTGGACCGCATCGAGGTCCTGCCGTGA
- a CDS encoding sensor histidine kinase, whose product MPSADVWEIIGWALACSVPVVLAGAVIIRFARSWSLALSMVALVLIPTLATFTGVLGASGFMITETFERTAVVLVIVSVVTIPAAVMLARYQARRTVWEREIRDSERAAEQSRRRLVAFVSHDLRTPLAGIRAVAEAISDGLVEPGEIRRHAEHIEQESIRLADMVDDLFEMSKINAGAVQPAHDTVALDEVVDDVVATHRIAAERAGVLLRASLPPEPVRVVGSDRALVRVLSNLVANAIAHTPEGGHVELTLGRDEHGAWARVDDTGVGIDENDLARVFDVAYRGSNGRVPRADSSLPSGSGLGLAIAAGLVQAHRGTLSAHNLGTGARFEVRLPLADHEGTQ is encoded by the coding sequence ATGCCGTCAGCTGACGTGTGGGAGATCATCGGTTGGGCGCTGGCCTGTTCGGTGCCGGTGGTCCTCGCCGGTGCGGTGATCATCCGGTTCGCGCGGTCATGGTCACTGGCGCTGAGCATGGTGGCACTGGTCCTCATTCCCACTTTGGCCACGTTCACCGGTGTCCTGGGCGCGAGCGGATTCATGATCACCGAGACCTTCGAGCGCACTGCGGTCGTGCTGGTCATCGTGTCGGTGGTCACGATCCCGGCGGCCGTGATGCTGGCCCGCTACCAAGCCCGTCGCACCGTGTGGGAACGAGAGATCCGCGATTCCGAGCGGGCGGCCGAGCAGTCGCGCCGGCGGCTGGTGGCCTTCGTCAGCCACGACCTGCGCACCCCGCTGGCAGGTATTCGCGCGGTGGCCGAGGCGATCTCGGACGGACTGGTCGAACCCGGCGAGATCCGGAGGCACGCCGAACACATCGAGCAGGAGTCGATCCGCCTGGCCGATATGGTCGACGACCTTTTCGAGATGTCCAAGATCAACGCGGGCGCCGTACAGCCCGCCCACGACACCGTGGCACTGGACGAGGTGGTCGACGATGTGGTGGCCACCCACCGGATCGCGGCCGAACGAGCTGGTGTGCTGTTGCGGGCCAGCCTTCCCCCTGAACCCGTCCGCGTGGTCGGTAGTGATCGCGCGTTGGTGCGCGTGTTGTCGAATCTGGTGGCCAACGCCATTGCGCACACACCCGAAGGAGGTCATGTCGAACTGACACTGGGCCGCGACGAGCACGGTGCCTGGGCGCGCGTCGACGACACCGGTGTGGGTATCGACGAGAACGATCTCGCCCGCGTCTTCGATGTCGCCTACCGGGGTTCCAACGGCCGTGTGCCGCGGGCCGATTCGTCGCTGCCCAGCGGATCCGGGCTGGGGCTGGCGATCGCGGCAGGTCTGGTGCAGGCTCATCGCGGGACCCTGTCCGCACACAATCTGGGCACCGGGGCACGGTTCGAGGTGCGTTTACCGCTGGCGGATCACGAAGGCACGCAATGA
- a CDS encoding nitroreductase family deazaflavin-dependent oxidoreductase, with protein MKIVKHVRPPSGLNRLLYRAPIAAYKAHLGWLFGNRFLLLHHTGRVTGKDRQVVLEVVEHDPHTGTYTVASGWGPTAAWYRNVLATPQSTIEVNGRVIAVTAVPLSADEGAEVFTRYAVRHRLIARLLLPRLMGFSVDGSAGDYHQVGQRLPFVRFVPEGAT; from the coding sequence GTGAAGATCGTCAAACACGTCCGACCACCCTCAGGGCTGAACAGACTGCTCTATCGAGCCCCGATCGCGGCGTACAAGGCACATCTGGGTTGGTTGTTCGGCAACCGCTTCCTGCTGCTGCATCACACCGGTCGCGTCACCGGCAAAGACCGGCAAGTGGTCCTCGAAGTAGTCGAGCACGACCCGCACACCGGCACCTACACCGTCGCCTCGGGGTGGGGCCCGACCGCTGCCTGGTACCGCAATGTCCTCGCCACCCCACAGTCGACCATCGAGGTGAATGGTCGGGTCATCGCCGTGACCGCTGTCCCTTTGAGCGCAGACGAAGGCGCTGAAGTGTTCACCCGCTATGCGGTCCGGCACCGTCTCATCGCCCGACTTCTGTTACCGCGGCTGATGGGGTTCTCGGTGGACGGATCCGCCGGCGATTATCACCAGGTGGGCCAGCGGCTGCCGTTCGTCCGTTTCGTTCCCGAGGGTGCGACGTGA
- a CDS encoding MarR family winged helix-turn-helix transcriptional regulator, with protein MADGSAETSVDAITDALITASRLLVAISARSIADIDDSITIPQFRVLVILSMRGPSNLSTLAGLLDVQPSTIGRMVERLVTAGLLERRPHPSSRRELVVELSARGRKTVRTVTMRRRMEIARVVEAMPARQRQGLVDALTAFTAAGGEPAADIDF; from the coding sequence ATTGCCGACGGGTCCGCGGAGACGTCGGTTGATGCCATCACGGATGCACTTATTACGGCTTCCCGTCTGCTCGTGGCGATTTCAGCTCGTTCGATCGCCGATATCGACGACTCGATCACGATCCCCCAGTTCCGCGTGCTCGTCATCTTGTCCATGCGGGGGCCCTCGAACCTCTCGACATTGGCGGGACTGCTCGACGTGCAGCCGTCCACTATCGGCAGGATGGTCGAACGACTGGTGACCGCCGGGCTGTTGGAACGCCGCCCGCACCCGAGTTCTCGCCGTGAATTGGTGGTGGAGCTGAGCGCTCGTGGTCGCAAGACGGTCCGGACGGTGACCATGCGACGCCGCATGGAGATCGCCCGTGTGGTGGAAGCGATGCCCGCCCGGCAGCGACAAGGTCTTGTCGACGCCCTTACCGCGTTCACCGCGGCTGGCGGCGAACCTGCTGCCGATATCGATTTCTGA
- a CDS encoding hemophore-related protein, with the protein MEKRSSQNLALAVGSLAAGLALATASPATAQPLGGALIETTCSYDQLHAALAHEDPDLAALLDEYPQAQTRLRAFLALPVDQRRQRLQAQLDQNPDWQSKLNEKQGTPDGQQKTQMLQAVAATCHNY; encoded by the coding sequence GTGGAAAAGCGATCATCGCAGAACCTCGCCCTTGCGGTTGGCAGCCTGGCCGCCGGACTCGCCCTCGCCACCGCCAGCCCAGCCACGGCCCAGCCGCTCGGGGGCGCCCTCATCGAGACCACATGCAGCTACGACCAGCTCCATGCCGCTCTGGCCCACGAAGACCCCGACCTCGCCGCGTTACTCGACGAATACCCGCAAGCCCAAACCCGCCTGCGGGCCTTCCTCGCGCTACCGGTCGACCAACGCCGCCAACGGCTCCAGGCGCAACTCGACCAGAACCCCGACTGGCAAAGCAAACTCAACGAAAAGCAAGGCACCCCAGACGGCCAACAGAAAACCCAGATGCTGCAGGCAGTCGCCGCGACCTGCCACAACTACTGA
- a CDS encoding methyltransferase domain-containing protein — translation MLGNLYELALAGERCWVRYNDGTVQRLPVHTWLGGHGSDRRFVRAVLDRCTGPTIDLGCGPGRLVAGLIRRGIPALGVDQSATAVELARGRGAPALRRDVFDPLPGTGRWQTVLLADGNVGLGGDPLRILSRAAELLCRGGICLTEFDSAPGGIRYRWVRLESARMIGPWFRWATVGIDSAAGIAAGAGLSITAEHRIGDRVLASLSVR, via the coding sequence GTGCTGGGAAATCTCTACGAACTTGCGCTTGCCGGTGAGCGCTGCTGGGTCCGATATAACGATGGCACTGTGCAGCGGCTGCCCGTACACACCTGGCTGGGTGGGCATGGTTCCGATCGGCGGTTCGTGCGCGCGGTCCTGGACCGGTGTACCGGCCCGACGATCGACCTGGGTTGCGGTCCGGGCCGTCTGGTCGCGGGTCTCATCCGGCGCGGGATTCCCGCACTCGGGGTGGACCAGTCAGCCACGGCGGTGGAGTTGGCCCGGGGCCGGGGCGCCCCGGCGTTGCGCCGGGACGTGTTCGACCCCTTGCCGGGTACCGGCCGATGGCAGACGGTGCTGCTGGCGGACGGCAACGTGGGTCTGGGCGGTGATCCGCTGCGGATTCTGTCCCGGGCGGCCGAGCTGTTGTGCCGCGGCGGTATCTGCCTCACCGAGTTCGATTCGGCCCCAGGCGGTATCAGGTACCGGTGGGTGCGCCTCGAGTCGGCGCGGATGATCGGTCCGTGGTTCCGGTGGGCGACGGTGGGGATCGACAGCGCCGCGGGTATCGCCGCCGGCGCGGGCCTGTCGATCACCGCGGAACATCGGATCGGGGACCGTGTGCTGGCGAGCCTGTCGGTGCGATGA
- a CDS encoding sensor histidine kinase: MRSARRSTIRLRLTLWYASAFFVAGAVLIGLLYLLLQQSLDHSPGDAMVNMVQRFLSERGLRSRTPVIDGLLGAITQQAEQQRQDTLQSMFWWSMVSLGATGVAACGVGWLLAGRALRPLQDITATARRVADHSLHERIGMAGPRDEIKDLADTFDAMLERLDRAFDGQRRFVANASHELRTPLAINRTLLEVALDDPEMPDSMRQLGATLLQVNSRHEHLIDGLLVLASSEQRLEHVAPVELAEVVAHSVRVAESAAIGASIAMGTEVAAVSVSGDAALLERIVQNLVDNAIRYNTRGGWVRVTLARVGGWARLSVENTGLLVAPSEVNSLFEPFRRLARPDRTAEHSQLAGTRGSGLGLSIVRSVTHAHGGDVRAAARPDGGLHVAVHLPLAHPSPHNSQTPPPSR, from the coding sequence ATGAGATCGGCACGGAGGTCCACGATCCGTCTGCGCCTCACCCTGTGGTACGCCAGTGCGTTCTTCGTCGCCGGAGCAGTGTTGATCGGGCTCCTCTACCTGCTTTTGCAGCAGTCGCTGGATCACAGTCCTGGCGACGCGATGGTGAACATGGTGCAGCGGTTCCTCTCCGAGCGAGGGTTACGCAGTCGCACCCCGGTGATCGACGGCCTGCTCGGTGCCATCACCCAGCAGGCCGAGCAGCAGCGTCAGGACACTCTGCAGTCGATGTTCTGGTGGTCCATGGTGTCGTTGGGGGCCACCGGAGTCGCGGCATGTGGTGTCGGTTGGCTGCTCGCCGGACGCGCCCTACGACCGCTGCAGGACATCACCGCGACCGCGCGCCGAGTTGCCGATCACAGCCTGCACGAGCGGATCGGTATGGCCGGGCCGCGCGACGAGATCAAGGATCTGGCCGATACGTTCGATGCGATGCTGGAACGGCTGGACCGGGCATTCGACGGGCAACGCCGATTCGTGGCCAACGCGTCCCATGAGTTGCGGACACCGTTGGCGATCAACCGGACGCTGCTGGAAGTCGCACTCGATGATCCTGAGATGCCGGACTCGATGAGACAACTGGGTGCGACCTTGCTGCAAGTCAATTCACGACACGAGCACCTTATCGATGGCCTGCTGGTGCTCGCCAGCAGTGAACAGCGACTGGAGCATGTGGCACCGGTCGAGCTGGCCGAAGTCGTCGCACACAGCGTGCGCGTCGCCGAGTCGGCGGCGATCGGCGCTTCGATCGCAATGGGTACTGAGGTGGCTGCCGTCTCGGTTTCCGGCGACGCGGCATTGCTGGAGCGCATTGTTCAGAACCTGGTGGACAACGCCATCCGATACAACACCCGCGGCGGCTGGGTGCGGGTCACACTGGCACGTGTAGGGGGGTGGGCGCGGCTGTCGGTTGAGAACACCGGCTTATTGGTCGCCCCGTCGGAGGTGAACAGCCTGTTTGAACCCTTCCGACGATTGGCGCGACCGGACCGCACGGCCGAGCACAGCCAACTCGCCGGCACGCGCGGTTCGGGGCTGGGTTTGTCGATTGTCCGGTCGGTGACCCACGCCCATGGTGGCGACGTGCGCGCGGCCGCACGACCTGACGGTGGCCTGCACGTGGCCGTACACCTGCCGCTGGCTCACCCGTCGCCTCACAACAGTCAAACGCCGCCGCCTTCACGATAG
- a CDS encoding response regulator — MNVLVAVGDRGLAEQIVTGLIRQAITVDSVFDGLSALECIAAQDYEVVVLDRYLPVTGGDVVCTHLVDSGSATRVLLLTPSAAHATEWWLGADDHLCSPFAAAKVIARVRVLGAVQHHDGADEQQDPWPTQKTAHG; from the coding sequence GTGAACGTGTTGGTGGCCGTCGGCGACAGAGGCCTGGCTGAGCAGATCGTCACCGGGTTGATTCGCCAGGCAATCACGGTGGACTCGGTCTTTGACGGCCTGAGCGCCTTGGAATGTATAGCCGCCCAGGACTATGAGGTTGTGGTCTTGGACCGCTATCTACCCGTGACCGGTGGTGACGTGGTGTGCACTCACCTGGTCGACTCCGGTAGCGCGACTCGAGTCCTGCTACTGACACCGTCCGCCGCGCACGCAACAGAGTGGTGGCTCGGCGCCGACGATCACCTTTGCAGCCCCTTCGCTGCTGCAAAGGTCATCGCGAGGGTACGGGTGTTGGGCGCTGTTCAACACCACGACGGTGCCGATGAGCAGCAGGACCCCTGGCCCACGCAGAAGACGGCACATGGTTAG
- a CDS encoding ClC family H(+)/Cl(-) exchange transporter, translated as MDQHTPTLARWLRSIFTGWQMPTSHPVDKEGEGAESLIGFVLAAAVVGALTGLAAASFRIALAQLSEWRAALSHWAHGSGWGLLVVVLACTAAVTAAAALVRRLEPQAEGSGIPHVEAVVAGRAEPGRFRILPIKYLGGLLSMGGGLALGREGPSVQMGGSIAVIVASVTRRPLSDLRILAAGGAAAGLATAFNAPIAGGVFVLEELVKRFDPRTTIATLVASASGFGSAYPFVHSGTDFRMPALQDPQLSNAGWVLIVGVCAGLLGVLYNKALMFGLHVADTSRWPAEARAAAIGVVVGVLVWCAPDLAGGGDNLTQNALLGHGAAWAVLGILALRFLLGAASYAAGTPGGLFAPMLVLGAYTGLLVGLAAEHLNPQTAPEPAALALIGMAAFFTASVQAPITGLILATELTGTTNQLPPMLGACASALLVAVALGSRPIYDLLTDRAAVLAVARGNPPGAHQPD; from the coding sequence GTGGATCAACACACACCGACACTGGCGCGCTGGCTTCGCAGCATCTTCACCGGATGGCAGATGCCGACCTCCCATCCGGTCGACAAGGAGGGCGAGGGCGCCGAAAGCCTGATCGGGTTCGTCCTTGCCGCCGCGGTGGTCGGCGCATTGACCGGGCTGGCTGCGGCCAGTTTCAGGATCGCGTTGGCTCAGCTGTCGGAGTGGCGCGCCGCACTCAGCCACTGGGCCCACGGCTCTGGGTGGGGCCTGTTGGTCGTCGTACTCGCCTGCACGGCGGCCGTCACCGCCGCGGCCGCGCTGGTGCGACGGTTGGAGCCACAAGCCGAGGGCAGCGGTATCCCGCACGTCGAGGCCGTCGTCGCCGGGCGGGCGGAGCCAGGACGGTTTCGGATCCTGCCCATCAAGTACCTCGGCGGATTGTTGTCGATGGGCGGTGGTCTGGCACTGGGCCGGGAAGGCCCTTCGGTTCAGATGGGTGGCTCGATCGCCGTCATCGTCGCATCGGTGACACGGCGCCCACTCTCCGATCTTCGGATCCTGGCAGCCGGCGGAGCCGCCGCCGGTTTGGCGACAGCGTTCAACGCCCCGATCGCCGGTGGCGTGTTCGTCCTCGAAGAACTCGTGAAGCGATTCGACCCGCGCACGACCATCGCCACCCTGGTTGCCTCGGCGTCGGGTTTCGGCTCCGCGTACCCATTTGTGCACTCAGGTACCGATTTTCGCATGCCGGCACTGCAAGACCCGCAGTTGAGCAATGCGGGCTGGGTGCTGATCGTCGGCGTCTGCGCCGGCTTACTCGGTGTCCTCTACAACAAGGCACTCATGTTCGGCCTGCACGTCGCCGACACCAGCCGATGGCCGGCCGAAGCCCGTGCCGCCGCAATCGGTGTGGTTGTGGGCGTTCTCGTGTGGTGCGCTCCCGACCTTGCCGGCGGCGGCGACAACCTCACCCAGAACGCCCTCCTAGGGCACGGAGCGGCCTGGGCCGTACTGGGGATCTTGGCGTTGCGCTTCCTTCTCGGCGCCGCGTCGTACGCCGCGGGAACACCGGGTGGCCTGTTCGCTCCGATGCTCGTGCTCGGTGCCTATACCGGACTACTGGTCGGCCTGGCCGCGGAGCATCTCAATCCCCAGACCGCGCCCGAGCCTGCGGCACTTGCTCTGATCGGTATGGCCGCCTTCTTCACCGCGAGCGTCCAGGCGCCGATCACCGGTCTGATCCTCGCCACCGAACTCACCGGCACCACCAACCAGCTGCCGCCGATGCTCGGCGCCTGCGCGAGCGCGCTCCTGGTGGCCGTCGCACTGGGTTCGCGCCCGATCTACGACCTGCTGACCGACCGTGCCGCGGTCTTGGCGGTTGCGCGTGGAAACCCGCCCGGCGCGCACCAACCAGACTGA
- a CDS encoding response regulator transcription factor — translation MTRVLIADDDPVVLDVVRRYLERDGHQVSVARDGSEALRMLDTQQVDLAVLDLMMPGPDGLTLCRSVRSGADSGLPIILLTALGEEDDRIAGLEAGADDYLTKPFSPRELALRVRSVLRRAPASTVAPALFRSGGLTVSTAARSVTVDGAPVSITSREFDLLAFLISHPGTVYSREQLLKLVWQWDFGDLSTVTVHIKRLRAKLGDQHRVQTVWGRGYLWGAPEQEGGGHAVS, via the coding sequence GTGACGAGGGTGCTGATCGCCGACGACGACCCGGTCGTACTCGATGTCGTCCGGCGGTATCTGGAGCGCGACGGTCACCAGGTCTCGGTGGCTCGCGACGGATCAGAGGCACTGCGGATGCTTGACACCCAACAGGTCGACCTGGCCGTGCTCGATCTGATGATGCCCGGCCCTGACGGCCTCACGTTGTGCCGAAGCGTGCGCAGCGGTGCGGACTCCGGACTGCCCATCATCTTGTTGACCGCGCTGGGCGAGGAGGACGACCGTATCGCCGGCCTTGAAGCCGGGGCCGACGACTACCTCACCAAACCGTTCAGCCCGCGCGAGCTGGCTCTGCGGGTGCGCTCTGTGCTTCGGCGCGCACCCGCCTCCACAGTCGCCCCTGCCCTCTTCCGCAGCGGTGGTCTGACGGTGTCCACGGCGGCCCGGTCGGTCACCGTCGATGGTGCGCCGGTGAGCATCACCAGCCGCGAATTCGATCTGCTGGCGTTCCTGATCTCGCATCCCGGCACCGTGTACTCGCGTGAGCAGCTGCTGAAACTGGTGTGGCAGTGGGACTTCGGTGACTTGTCGACAGTGACGGTGCACATCAAGAGGTTGCGGGCCAAACTCGGTGACCAGCACCGCGTGCAGACGGTATGGGGGCGGGGCTATCTCTGGGGCGCGCCGGAACAGGAAGGTGGCGGTCATGCCGTCAGCTGA
- a CDS encoding TIGR04282 family arsenosugar biosynthesis glycosyltransferase, protein MNRTLPVDVLVVAKAPVPGQAKTRLAAAVGNELAADIAAAALQDTLDTVAAARVAARTVALTGDLNLARSGPAIRSQLTAFTVIAQRGTDFAHRLANAHLDAGAAGYPVLQIGMDTPQVSAELIEECAAALLEAPAVLGPAQDGGWWALGLHDPAAAGCLRTVPMSRPDTGAVTLRALADTGLDVRLLTTLSDVDNLADIDAVRRECPRNSRFGTITAKVGL, encoded by the coding sequence ATGAACCGGACACTTCCGGTGGACGTCTTGGTGGTGGCCAAAGCACCGGTACCCGGGCAGGCCAAGACCCGACTGGCCGCCGCCGTCGGCAACGAACTGGCCGCTGATATCGCCGCGGCGGCGCTGCAGGACACGCTCGACACGGTGGCCGCCGCACGGGTGGCCGCCCGCACGGTAGCGCTGACGGGCGATCTGAATCTCGCCCGCAGCGGCCCCGCGATCCGCTCCCAGCTGACGGCGTTCACCGTGATCGCCCAACGAGGGACGGACTTCGCCCACCGGCTGGCCAACGCCCACCTCGATGCGGGTGCCGCCGGCTACCCGGTGCTGCAGATCGGGATGGACACCCCGCAGGTGAGCGCCGAGTTGATCGAGGAATGCGCCGCAGCGCTACTGGAAGCGCCGGCGGTGCTGGGCCCGGCGCAGGACGGCGGCTGGTGGGCGCTGGGGCTGCACGATCCTGCCGCGGCAGGGTGCCTACGTACCGTGCCGATGTCGCGGCCCGACACCGGCGCTGTAACGCTACGCGCACTTGCCGACACCGGACTGGATGTGCGCCTACTCACCACGCTGTCGGACGTGGACAACCTCGCAGACATCGATGCGGTGCGCCGGGAATGCCCGCGCAACAGCAGGTTCGGCACGATCACGGCAAAGGTGGGCCTCTAG
- a CDS encoding glycosyltransferase family 2 protein — protein sequence MSGPTVTVVLPCLNEAASLPAVLAAVPVGYRCLVVDNNSTDDTALVAAQHGAQVVAEPRPGYGAAVHAGVVAARTPLVAVLDGDGSLDPAALPALVADIAAGADLAVGRRRREPGTRWPWHARLGTAAVCWRLRTRHGLPVHDIAPMRVARRDALLDLGVTDRRSGYPLELLVRAAQARWQVTERDVVYRSRTGGVSKVSGSMRGSIIAALDFWRVIS from the coding sequence ATGTCCGGACCGACAGTCACCGTCGTGCTGCCGTGCCTCAACGAGGCCGCATCACTTCCTGCCGTGCTCGCCGCTGTGCCGGTCGGATACCGCTGCCTGGTCGTGGACAACAACAGCACGGACGACACCGCCCTGGTCGCAGCGCAGCACGGCGCCCAGGTCGTCGCCGAACCGCGGCCCGGGTACGGCGCGGCGGTGCACGCCGGCGTGGTCGCGGCCCGCACTCCACTCGTCGCGGTGCTCGACGGCGACGGTTCGCTGGACCCGGCGGCGCTGCCCGCACTGGTGGCCGATATCGCCGCCGGCGCCGACCTCGCGGTGGGGCGGCGCCGGCGGGAGCCGGGTACCCGGTGGCCGTGGCACGCGCGGCTGGGTACGGCAGCGGTGTGCTGGCGACTGCGGACCCGCCACGGTCTTCCGGTGCACGACATCGCCCCGATGCGGGTGGCCCGCCGCGACGCACTACTGGATCTGGGTGTCACCGACCGACGATCCGGGTATCCGCTGGAACTCCTCGTGCGCGCCGCGCAGGCACGCTGGCAGGTGACCGAACGCGATGTCGTCTACCGTTCCCGCACCGGCGGCGTGTCCAAGGTGAGCGGATCGATGCGCGGAAGCATCATTGCGGCGCTGGACTTTTGGCGGGTGATCTCATGA
- a CDS encoding response regulator transcription factor, with translation MRILVVEDERLLADAIAAGLRRQAMAVDVVYDGDSALEHATVNEYDVIVLDRDLPVLSGDAVCSAVTAASGTTRILMLTAATAVVERVTGLGLGADDYLTKPFAFAELVARVQALARRACPAQPPVLERAGIRLDPHQRTVERDGVPISMSRKEFAVLAELLRADGGVVSAEQLLEKAWDENIDPFTGVVRYTIMMVRRKLGAPAAIETESGVGYRIR, from the coding sequence GTGCGAATTCTGGTGGTTGAGGATGAGCGTCTGCTCGCTGATGCGATCGCGGCGGGTTTGCGTCGTCAGGCGATGGCCGTCGATGTCGTCTACGATGGCGACTCCGCGTTGGAGCACGCGACGGTCAATGAATACGACGTGATTGTGCTCGACCGCGATCTTCCGGTGCTCTCAGGTGATGCGGTGTGCAGTGCGGTGACCGCGGCCAGCGGCACGACGCGCATTCTGATGCTCACCGCCGCGACCGCGGTGGTCGAACGTGTCACCGGTCTGGGTCTGGGCGCCGATGACTACTTGACGAAACCGTTCGCGTTCGCTGAATTGGTCGCGCGGGTGCAGGCGCTGGCTCGGCGTGCCTGCCCCGCTCAGCCGCCGGTATTGGAGCGTGCTGGTATCCGGCTCGATCCGCACCAACGGACGGTCGAACGTGACGGTGTGCCGATATCGATGTCGCGCAAGGAGTTCGCGGTCCTCGCTGAGTTGTTGCGCGCAGACGGTGGTGTGGTGTCGGCTGAGCAGTTGCTGGAGAAGGCGTGGGACGAGAACATCGACCCGTTCACCGGTGTCGTCCGATACACGATCATGATGGTGCGGCGGAAGTTGGGTGCCCCGGCGGCAATCGAGACCGAATCCGGTGTCGGGTACCGCATCCGATGA